A single region of the Carboxydothermus pertinax genome encodes:
- a CDS encoding histidinol-phosphatase: MQDYHIHPGYSIDAANYTPKDYCEKALALNLKEIAFTTHYEAEPERREIDWFLRINGTLVPMEKEDWLKVYFDELLDLREVYKSYGLNVKIGLEVGYFEGIEEKIIKLKENYPFDFIMGSIHTLDHIAISSKKEAPSLFSRLSAEEILEKYFKRLENLIQSGLFEVIGHLDLFLRYGISFYGLKNLLIFNERIRNVFLLIKKRELVIELNSSSLRRGYDFIHPHQFFLKKLISLGIDKFVIGSDAHSLSELGFGQETMLTLLKNFNLKPVSLTNGVVSAREDF; the protein is encoded by the coding sequence GTGCAGGATTATCACATTCACCCTGGCTATTCAATTGATGCCGCCAATTATACGCCAAAGGATTATTGTGAAAAGGCTTTAGCTCTTAATTTAAAAGAAATTGCCTTTACCACCCATTATGAGGCAGAACCTGAAAGACGGGAAATAGATTGGTTTTTAAGGATAAATGGCACTTTAGTTCCAATGGAGAAAGAGGATTGGCTAAAAGTTTATTTTGATGAATTACTAGATTTAAGAGAGGTCTATAAAAGCTATGGTTTAAATGTTAAAATTGGTTTAGAGGTAGGTTATTTCGAAGGTATTGAAGAAAAGATTATAAAGTTAAAAGAAAATTATCCCTTTGACTTTATAATGGGTTCCATCCATACCCTGGATCACATTGCCATATCATCGAAAAAAGAAGCTCCTTCCTTATTTTCACGGTTGTCGGCAGAGGAAATTTTAGAAAAATATTTTAAAAGATTAGAAAACCTTATTCAATCCGGTTTGTTTGAAGTTATTGGTCATTTAGATTTATTTTTGCGCTACGGCATATCTTTTTATGGTCTGAAAAATTTACTAATTTTCAACGAGAGAATTAGGAATGTTTTTTTATTAATTAAAAAAAGGGAGCTTGTTATCGAGCTTAACAGTTCTTCGTTAAGGCGGGGATACGATTTTATTCATCCTCATCAATTTTTTCTAAAAAAATTAATCTCTTTAGGAATAGATAAGTTTGTTATTGGTTCTGATGCTCATTCCCTTTCTGAACTTGGTTTTGGGCAAGAAACAATGTTAACCCTTCTTAAAAATTTCAACTTAAAACCGGTTTCTTTGACGAATGGGGTAGTTTCAGCCAGGGAGGATTTTTAA